The Amycolatopsis sp. QT-25 genomic sequence GGTCGCCGCCGCTCTCGGCGTCATGATGCTGGCGGGCTGAAAGCTCAATTAGGGTGGGACCGGTGAGCACATCCCTTGCCGGCTGGACCGACGAACTCGCGAGAGCCAGGCTGCATTTCGTCACCGGTAAGGGCGGGACGGGCAAGACCACGCTCGCCGCCTCGCTGGGCCTCGCCCTGGCCAAGGGCGGGCGCCGCGTCCTGCTGATCGAGGTGGAAGGCCGCCAGGGTATCGCCCAGCTCTTCGACACCGAGCCGCTGCCGTACGCCGAGCAGCGCATCGCGGCCGTCCCCGGCGGCGGCGAACTGCGGGCCCTGCACATCGACGTCGAGGCCGCCCTCCTCGAATACTTCGAGATGTTCTACAACCTCGGTTTCGCGGGGCGGACGCTGCGGCGGATGGGCGCGATCGAGTTCGCGACCACGCTCGCGCCGGGGCTGCGCGACGTCCTGCTCACCGGGAAGATCAAGGAATGCGTCGGCCGGACCGAATCGGACGGCCGCCACACCTACGACGCCGTCGTCGTCGACTCGCCGCCCACCGGCCGGGTCGTGAAGTTCCTCGACGTCACCAAGGCGCTGACCGATCTCGCCAAGACCGGCCCGATCCGCGGCCAGGCCGACGGCGTCGTCCGGCTGCTGCACTCCGGTGAGACCGCCGTCCACCTGGTGACGCTGCTGGAAGAGATGCCGGTGCGGGAGACCGTCGAAGCGGTCGCCGAACTCGACGGCGCGGATCTGCGTCCCGGCGCGGTGCTGGTCAACCGGGTCCGTCCGCCGCGGCTGCCCGCCCGCTCGGTGACAGCCGCCGCGGACGGCCGCGTCGACGCTTCGCGCGTCCGTGCCGGGCTCGCGTCGGCCGGGCTGAACCTGCCTGAGGGCACCCTCGACGCGCTGGTCGAAGAGACCGTCGAGCACGCCGTACGGGTCGCGGCCGAACAACGCGCCCGCGAGCAACTGGCCGAGGCGGACCTGCCGGGCCTCGAGCTGCCGGACCTGACCGACGGGGTCGACGTCGCGGCGCTCTACGAACTCGCCGAAGCGCTGACCGAGCAGGGGGTGCGCTGATGTCGGACGTCTTGGAGGTCGACAAGCTCATCGACGATCCGGAGAGCCGGGTCATCGTGTGCTGTGGCTCCGGCGGGGTCGGCAAGACGACCACCGCGGCGGCGCTGGCGTTGCGCGCGGCCGAACGCGGGCGGCAGACGGTGGTGCTCACCATCGACCCGGCGCGGCGGCTGGCGCAGGCGCTCGGCCTGCGTGAACTGGGCAATCACCCGAAGCAGGTGCAGGTCGAGGGCTTCGAGCCCAAGGGCGAACTCTGGGCGATGATGCTCGACATGCGCCGCACCTTCGACGACATGGTGCGCGTGCACGCCGGCCCGGAACGTGCCGAGCAGCTCCTGCAAAACCCCTTCTACCAGACCATTTCCACGTCGTTCTCCGGTACGCAGGAGTACATGGCGATGGAGAAGCTGGGGCAGCTCGCGGCCACCGACGAATGGGATCTGATCATCGTCGACACCCCGCCGAGCCGGTCCGCGCTGGACTTCCTCGACGCGCCGACCCGGCTTTCCAGCGCGCTCGACGGCCGGATGATCCGGCTGCTCACCGGGCCCGCGAAGGCCGGCGGCTGGGGTCTGCGCAAGGTGGTCAACGCCGGGTTCTCGATGTTCGCGAAGGCCGTCTCGACGATCATCGGCGGCCAACTGCTGACCGACGCTTCGGCGTTCATGCAGGCCTTCGACAGCATGTTCGGCGGCTTCCGCGAACGCGCGCGCAAGACCGCCGAGCTGCTGCGGTCCGGCGGGACGTCGTTCCTCGTGGTGGCCGCGCCGGAGCCGGACGCGCTGCGCGAGGCGTCCTACTTCGTGGAGCGGCTTTCGGCGGAGAGCATGCCGCTGGCCGGACTGGTCGCGAACCGGACGCATCCGGTGCTGGCCCCGTTGTCCGGCGCGGAGGCCATCGCGGCCGCCGAGCAGCTCGCGAAGGGCGAGGCCGACGCGCCGCTGGCCGAAGCCGTCCTCCGCCTGCACGCGGACCGGGTCGCGCTGGCCGATCGAGAGACGCGGCTGCTCGCCAGGTTCACGCGGGCGCATCCCGAGGTCCCGCTGGTGCGGGTGCCCGCGCTCCCCAGTGACGTGCACGATCTCGAAGGCCTGCGCGACATCGGCGTTCGCCTCGCCACCCAGTCCCGACTTTCGTGAAGGGCCCCTTCCCCACCTTGGACTCGGGGAAGAGGTCCTTCACGGAAGCGTGATCACGAGACTCGGACGCGTACGTCTTCCTCTTCGTCGATCCCGGTGAAACTGCGCTTCGCCGCTTCGAGCAGGTCCGCCCAGCTGGTCACGTCCGGTCGCCGCCGCAGCAGCGCCCGCCGTTCCCGTTCGGTCATACCTCCCCAGATGCCGAAGTTGATCCGGCCATCGAGCGCTTCGGCGAGACATTCCGTCCTGACCGGGCAACCGAGGCAGACCGCCTTGGCCCGGTTCTGTTCCGCCCCCCGGACGAACAAACCGTCCGGATCGGTGTCGCGGCACGACGCCTTGATTCGCCAGCTCGACTGGTTGGTTTCCATACCCCCAGCTCCCTACCCTGGTGTTCGACACACCACGGGAGGACGAAAAGCCTGCGCTCCTGCCCCCATGAGCGTGTCTCCCTGTGTGCTCACGTCGGTTGAGCCGACACCTCCCCGGTGCCGGTGCCTCCGTTCGGCCGAATGCGGCTGCCGCTCGCACTCACCCGTCTGTCGGCTTTTTCATACGTGAGACGTTGACGGACTGTAAGGGCCCTCGGTTCCCTCCGCCAAGCCCTAGAATGCCTCCCACTACCGGCCGTCACCTCATGGGGTCGATTTCGTAATCGAATCCCCACCCACGGCGAGGTGACGTCACGGTGGGCTGACGGCATCCGCGTACCCTGGTCCGCGTGCGCAAAACGGACGGTCTGCTGAAGCTCATTGGCCTTTGTGTGCTCGCGGGGGTGCTGGTCGCGGGGATGTTGTTCCCGGTGGCGGGTGCCGCGGGAGTGCTGTCGAACCAGGCGAGTGAGACCGTCGACAAGACATCTTCCGATCTCGCGGACATTCCGCCGCCCCTGGTGACGACGATCACCGACAACACCGGCAAGCAGATCGCGACGCTGTACAAGCAGTTCCGCATCCCGACGAGCGAGAACCAGATCAACGACGCCATGAAGTGGGCGCTGATCTCGGTCGAGGACAAGCGCTTCTACGAGCACAACGGGGTGGACTGGAAAGGCACGCTGCGCGCCGCGGTCAGCAACACCACCGGCGGGGACACCCAGGGCGCGTCGACGCTGACCCAGCAGTACGTCAAGAACTACCTGATCAACGTCGTCTACCGGGACGACAAGCCCGGGCAGAAGCGCGCGCAGGAACAGTCGATCGCCCGGAAGCTGAAGGAAGCCCGGATCGCGATCCAGCTGGAAACCAAGCTGAACAAGATGCAGATCCTGACCGGCTACCTGAACGTCGTCGAATTCTCGCGCGAGATCTACGGCGTCGGCGCGGCCGCGAACGCGTACTTCAACACGCCCGTCGAGAAGCTCACGGTGCCGCAGGCGGCGTTGCTGGCAGGACTGGTGAACAACCCGATCCACAACGACCCGTGGAAGAACCCGGCGAAGGCGACCGAGCGCCGCAACCTGGTGCTGGATCGCATGGTCGACAACCAGAAGCTCGCGAAGGTGGACGCGGAACGCTTCAAGGCCGAGCCGCTCGGCGTCGTCGAAGGCGGGCCGCAGAAGCCCGCGGCGAACTGCACGGGCGCCGGCCCGGAGAACGGTTTCTTCTGCCAGTACGTCGAGGACTACCTCCTCAAGAACGGCATGACGAAGGACGATCTCTACACCGGCGGCTACCGGATCAAGACCACTTTGGACGAACGGGCGAACCACGAGGCCAAGATGTCGGCCGAAGCCCAGGTCAAGAAGACGCAGGAAAACGTCGCGAACACGCTTTCGCTGGTGAAGCCGGGCAAGCAACGGCACGAAGTCGTGGCGCTGGCGGCGAACCGTGACTACGGACTTCAGGAAGATCAGGGCCAGACGACCTTCGCCTTGCCTTCAGGCGTCTACAACACCGCCGGCGCGGGCTCGTCGTACAAGGTCTTCACCGCCGCCGCGGCCTTGGAAACGGGCGCGGCCGGGATCAACAGTTCCCTTCCCGTGCCCGACTTCTACACCTCCCACGTGTTCGCCGGAGGTGGCAATCGATGCGCGACGGCTCCGCGCCCGCCTGCCGGGCCCGGTGGCAAGTGGTATTGCCTCGGCAACGCGACCGACTACAACCCGGCGGGCGGGGCCATGTCCCTGCAGCAGGCCCTGGCGACCTCACCGAACACCGCGTTCGTGATCCTCGAGGAGAAGATCGGGAACACCGGGCCGGTCGTGGAGATGGCGCGCAAGCTCGGTATGCGCGACACCATGACCAGCAACCTCGGCGGGGGCACCGTCGACCCGAAATCCGACAATCCGGGGGTCAACGCCAGTCAGCTCCAGGCCTACGGCCCGAAGCCCGGCTGGGCGGGCACGGGTGCGTTCACCCTCGGCGTGAGCCCGCTCAGCGGCCTCGAACTGGCGAACGTCGGCGCCACGATCATGAGCGGCGGCGTCTGGTGCCCGCCGACCCCGCTGGCAGGCGTCACCGATCGAGACGGGAAACCGGTGCCCGTCAAGGAAGCCGCCTGCGAGCAGGCGGTGCCCGAAGGCCTCGCCAACACCCTCGCGGTCGGCATGAGCCGGGACAGCCAGCCCGGGGGCACCTCCTTCGGCGCCGCGAGCGGCGTCAGGTGGAACCGGCCGGTGATCGGCAAGACCGGGACCTCGCAGAACAACGGCGCGGGGACCTACCTCGGGGCCACGCCGCAGCTCGCGGGCGCGGCGATGGTGTTCCGTCCGAAGGGGGGCAGTGGCGGTCTTTGCTATCTCGGCCCGGGCAACGTCTCCACTCGCGGCTGCGAAAACATGTTCGGCGGGAAGACGCCGGCGCAGACCTGGTTCGGGGCGATGTCGAAGATCCTCGAAGGCCAGGAAGCGCTGCCTCTGCCTCCGGCGGACCCGAAGTACCTGGGCGGCGGACGCTGACCGCGTTCACCAGCCGGAATCACGAGGAGTCACACTAATCTGACTTTGCGTGATGGATTGGCGACTCCACGGGGAACAACGGCCGACACGCTCATGTCGGCCGATCGCCAGACCCCGTGCCGACCACGGAAAGTGAAGAAAGAGGCCATTCCAGCGATTTCCCGGCATCGCCGGAATGGGGGCGAACGATCACCACCGATCAGCACGTAAACTGGACATTGTGAGCACGCTCAGTAACGAAAGTACTTCGGGGGCGACGGTACGGCGCTTGGCCGTGGGAACCGTCGCCCTGGGAGCCGCGACCCTCGGTTACGCGATCGGAATCGAAAGGCGCCGGTGGACGCTTCGCACCGCGGAGCTCCCGGTCCTCGCGGCAGGGGCGAAGCCCTTCACGATCCTCCACATCTCGGACCTGCACATGCTGCCCGGGCACGTGAGCAAGCAACGCTGGGTAGCAGCACTCGACGAACTCCAACCGGACCTCGTCGTCAACACCGGTGACAACCTGTCACATCAGCGGGCCGTTCCGTCCGTGCTGCGCGCGCTCGGCCCCCTGCTCGACCGGCCCGGCGTGTTCATCTTCGGCAGCAACGACTACTACGCTCCGAAGCCGAAGAACCCCGCGCGCTATCTCATGCCGAAGGGCAAGAAGAAGCGGATCCACGGAGAGCACCTGCCGTGGCGCGACCTCCGCGCGGCCTTCGTCGAACACGGCTGGCACGACCTCACCCACGTCCGCCGCACCATCGAGGTCGCCGACCAGTACGTGTTCACCGCCGGCGTCGACGACGCCCACCTTCGCCGCGACCGCTACGCCGACATCGCCGGACCGGTGGACACCGCGGCCGCCGTCCGGATCGGCGTCACGCACTCGCCGGAGCCCCGCGTGCTCGACGAGTTCGCGGGCGACGGTTACGACCTCGTCCTCGCCGGGCACACGCACGGCGGGCAGCTCCGGCTCCCCGGGTACGGCGCGCTCGTCACCAACTGCGAACTCGACCGCGCCCGCGCCCGCGGCGCGTCCCGCTGGGGTGCCCAGATGTGGCTCCACGTCTCCGCCGGACTGGGCACCTCGCCGTACGCCCCCGCCCGCTTCGCGTGCCCGCCCGAGGCGAGCCTGCTGACCCTCGTGCCACGGGGCACGACCAGCGCGAACCACCGGAAAGCAGCCCCCCGCACAGCCCGAAACACCGTCCGCTAAACTTCTCCTCGACCCGCTGAGAAGTATCCGGGGTGTGGCGCAGCTTGGTAGCGTGCCTCGTTCGGGTCGAGGAGGTCGTGGGTTCGAATCCCGCCACCCCGACGCAAGATCGAAAGGGCCTTGTCCGCTTTGGCGAGCAAGGCCCTTTCGCGTTGCCGTTCCAGGCCACAGGCCGAGGTGCCCGAAAGCCGCTTTCGCGACACCGTCACCGAGCGGCCGAAGGTCTCAACGGGTGGCGAGGAGTTCGGTCCAGCATTGCGCGAAGTCCCCATCGCCGGAGCGCGCCCACGACCAAGCCGAGCGAGCGGCCGAAGCGAGCTGGTCGCGGTCCGGGGTCGTCGCGGTTTCCAGCGCCGTCACCAGCCGTTCCTCCACGTATGTGGCCAGCGCCCGATACGTCGTGTCCGTGCGGTAACGGGTTTTCGTTCGCACGTCGGTGAAACCGGCGGCGGTGACCGCCGCGGGCAGTGCGCGTCCGGCGAACGGGTCGCCACCCGCGCGGCGGCACAACAGATAGTGCCCGCGGAGAGCGGCGTCGACGTTCGCCGTCTTCGGCCGCAGGCGCGCCCGGCTCCAGTCCGATGTGGACAAGGCGAGTGCTCCGCCGGGTTTCAGAATCCGCCGGAGCTCGGCCAGCGCGGCACCCGGTTCCCGCAGGTGCTCGAAGACGGCATGCGCGAAGGCCACCTCCACCGAAGCGTCGGCGAAGGGCAACGCGCGCGCGTCACCCAGCAAAAAGTCCACTGTGGACTTTCTGTGGCCGGTGCCGATACCGAGGGTGATCGATCCGGCCCCGCAGCCGACGTCGACGCACCCCATCCCCGGCCCGAACAGCGGTTGCGCGAACACGGCCCGTTCGACCGTCTGACGCGCGAACCGCGCGGACACCGCGGCGCGCGGCGGGTTTCCCTCCAGCACCCCGCACACAGTACGGCTCCGGGGTGGCAGGATCGAGGGGTGAGCACGCAGCCAGGCACTGAATATCCGCCCGCGGCGGTCCCGGACCGCCTGTTCGACGACGCCGAAGCCGAGGCCAGGTGGCGGGCCCGCTTCCGCGCGCCGCGCATTTCGGTCCCCGAGTGGGCCATCGACGCCCCCGACGCGAACATCTACGTCTCCAACGCCAGCGGCGTCTGGGAGGTCTACTCCTGGGACCGCTCGACCGGCGAGCACCGCCGCGTCACCGACCGCCCCAACGGCACCATGCACGCCACCCCGTCCCCCGACGGTCGCTGGATCTGGTGGTTCGACGACACCGACGGCGACGAATTCGGTTCCTGGGTCCGCGAACCGTTCGCGCCGGGAGCCGCCGCCGAGCGCGCGGTGCCGGACGTCCACGACGGCTATCCCGCCGGGCTCGAGATCGGCACCAAGGTGGTCGCCGTCGGCGTCTCGACCGACGACGGAAGCG encodes the following:
- a CDS encoding ArsA-related P-loop ATPase, giving the protein MSTSLAGWTDELARARLHFVTGKGGTGKTTLAASLGLALAKGGRRVLLIEVEGRQGIAQLFDTEPLPYAEQRIAAVPGGGELRALHIDVEAALLEYFEMFYNLGFAGRTLRRMGAIEFATTLAPGLRDVLLTGKIKECVGRTESDGRHTYDAVVVDSPPTGRVVKFLDVTKALTDLAKTGPIRGQADGVVRLLHSGETAVHLVTLLEEMPVRETVEAVAELDGADLRPGAVLVNRVRPPRLPARSVTAAADGRVDASRVRAGLASAGLNLPEGTLDALVEETVEHAVRVAAEQRAREQLAEADLPGLELPDLTDGVDVAALYELAEALTEQGVR
- a CDS encoding ArsA family ATPase — its product is MSDVLEVDKLIDDPESRVIVCCGSGGVGKTTTAAALALRAAERGRQTVVLTIDPARRLAQALGLRELGNHPKQVQVEGFEPKGELWAMMLDMRRTFDDMVRVHAGPERAEQLLQNPFYQTISTSFSGTQEYMAMEKLGQLAATDEWDLIIVDTPPSRSALDFLDAPTRLSSALDGRMIRLLTGPAKAGGWGLRKVVNAGFSMFAKAVSTIIGGQLLTDASAFMQAFDSMFGGFRERARKTAELLRSGGTSFLVVAAPEPDALREASYFVERLSAESMPLAGLVANRTHPVLAPLSGAEAIAAAEQLAKGEADAPLAEAVLRLHADRVALADRETRLLARFTRAHPEVPLVRVPALPSDVHDLEGLRDIGVRLATQSRLS
- a CDS encoding WhiB family transcriptional regulator, whose product is METNQSSWRIKASCRDTDPDGLFVRGAEQNRAKAVCLGCPVRTECLAEALDGRINFGIWGGMTERERRALLRRRPDVTSWADLLEAAKRSFTGIDEEEDVRVRVS
- a CDS encoding transglycosylase domain-containing protein, coding for MRKTDGLLKLIGLCVLAGVLVAGMLFPVAGAAGVLSNQASETVDKTSSDLADIPPPLVTTITDNTGKQIATLYKQFRIPTSENQINDAMKWALISVEDKRFYEHNGVDWKGTLRAAVSNTTGGDTQGASTLTQQYVKNYLINVVYRDDKPGQKRAQEQSIARKLKEARIAIQLETKLNKMQILTGYLNVVEFSREIYGVGAAANAYFNTPVEKLTVPQAALLAGLVNNPIHNDPWKNPAKATERRNLVLDRMVDNQKLAKVDAERFKAEPLGVVEGGPQKPAANCTGAGPENGFFCQYVEDYLLKNGMTKDDLYTGGYRIKTTLDERANHEAKMSAEAQVKKTQENVANTLSLVKPGKQRHEVVALAANRDYGLQEDQGQTTFALPSGVYNTAGAGSSYKVFTAAAALETGAAGINSSLPVPDFYTSHVFAGGGNRCATAPRPPAGPGGKWYCLGNATDYNPAGGAMSLQQALATSPNTAFVILEEKIGNTGPVVEMARKLGMRDTMTSNLGGGTVDPKSDNPGVNASQLQAYGPKPGWAGTGAFTLGVSPLSGLELANVGATIMSGGVWCPPTPLAGVTDRDGKPVPVKEAACEQAVPEGLANTLAVGMSRDSQPGGTSFGAASGVRWNRPVIGKTGTSQNNGAGTYLGATPQLAGAAMVFRPKGGSGGLCYLGPGNVSTRGCENMFGGKTPAQTWFGAMSKILEGQEALPLPPADPKYLGGGR
- a CDS encoding metallophosphoesterase: MGTVALGAATLGYAIGIERRRWTLRTAELPVLAAGAKPFTILHISDLHMLPGHVSKQRWVAALDELQPDLVVNTGDNLSHQRAVPSVLRALGPLLDRPGVFIFGSNDYYAPKPKNPARYLMPKGKKKRIHGEHLPWRDLRAAFVEHGWHDLTHVRRTIEVADQYVFTAGVDDAHLRRDRYADIAGPVDTAAAVRIGVTHSPEPRVLDEFAGDGYDLVLAGHTHGGQLRLPGYGALVTNCELDRARARGASRWGAQMWLHVSAGLGTSPYAPARFACPPEASLLTLVPRGTTSANHRKAAPRTARNTVR
- a CDS encoding methyltransferase domain-containing protein gives rise to the protein MLEGNPPRAAVSARFARQTVERAVFAQPLFGPGMGCVDVGCGAGSITLGIGTGHRKSTVDFLLGDARALPFADASVEVAFAHAVFEHLREPGAALAELRRILKPGGALALSTSDWSRARLRPKTANVDAALRGHYLLCRRAGGDPFAGRALPAAVTAAGFTDVRTKTRYRTDTTYRALATYVEERLVTALETATTPDRDQLASAARSAWSWARSGDGDFAQCWTELLATR